In Marinomonas posidonica IVIA-Po-181, a single window of DNA contains:
- a CDS encoding retention module-containing protein, translated as MSDNQVSFATLGEQVGIITKLSGSAVVESIDGQERVVKVGDPVFYGEVVRTSHNASITIAFVDGTEVVIGNDANVEINDEVYNPGDNDELVADSSSDVDALQQAILSGDDPTLIQDAPAAGETLTEENRVDVDIERIDNSALPGFGDESLTLPSYGYDTDSGSAFQQNQASEAADSQTTTSSASADSQASTSSASAENQAPVVENQTGSVTEDLTLSGTLQATDVDLPSGSSLTFTTTSTATGLTLNSDGSYTFDASSYDSLSVGEEQEISISITATDDQGAAGSGTLVITVTGTNDAPIAQAATGFVIENTVLSGSISATDIDLPADATLAFTTEESILGLTLNTDGSYSFDASFYSDLTSGETQTITVPITVTDDQGATASTTLTINVFGTNDGPVAVDDTATGTEDGGVITIDVLANDSDVDGDTLTITDASVPEEQGTVAIVDGKLEFTPAENFNGEATISYEISDGTTTDTADVTVTVEAVNDAAVIGGDVSGSGLETDEALSWTGTLTATDADNENNAFTATTIEGENGSLSITAAGVWTFVANSAFDELSDGEIKQEVFVVTSEDGTEQEITITVTGTNDAPVAEAATGAVAEDASITGTISASDVDLADDASLVFSTESDVEGLTLNADGSYSFDASSYDSLEAGETQTITIPVTVTDDQNATDTTTLTITVTGTNDAPVAEAATGAVAEDASITGTISASDVDLADDASLVFSTESDVEGLTLNADGSYSFDASSYDSLEAGETQTITIPVTVTDDQNATDTTTLTITVTGTNDAPVAEADTATTDEDTVITIDVLANDSDVDGDTLTITDASVPEEQGTVAIVDGKLEFTPAENFNGEATISYEISDGTATDTADVTVSVEAVNDGPVAVDDTATGTEDGGVITIDVLANDSDVDGDTLTITDASVPEEQGTVAIVDGKLEFTPAENFNGEATISYEISDGTATDTADVTVSVEAVNDAAVIGGDVSGSGLETDEALSITGTLTATDVDNANNTFTPATIVGENGSLSITAAGVWTFVANSAFDELNVDDQIEEVFTVSSADGTEQSVTITIDGTDDVSVISGDVSGQVYEDYDGSDLITLNTSGSLTVEDVDNDAPVFETDSVSSAEGNLGELTIDSSGNWSYSVSNEAVQFLGEDETKVETFTVYTTDGNSEEVSVTITGSNDEAVVNTTATLSIQEDWFIPITQSLTISDVDQNDSPVFEDAVLEGTYGTLTLTSGQWTYELDTSKTQFLDEGQTAEDAFILVASDGTSQPVTVTINGLEDGAVVSGDFSGTLDEGNIGDSPNTVTGTLSISDVDANDNPVFEDTTVAGEYGSLSLVDGTWTYTLDESKADSLQGGVSVTDTIRVSADDGTTQDIVITINGTDDSTSLTLTPLSVLEDTSVEGDTVATFTVSDADDTVAVDFTPGTNADGYYAIDGTNVVLTTAGEAYLDAGNELPEISLTTSGSDTQKTATATPETTFVDDASVLTADSNSAQEDTSMTVSSANGLLANDSDEDSVLEVESFSVNGQNASVGSTITIAGVGALTIEASGAYEFTPVEDWSGSVPQVTYTTNTGSESTLDLTVTPVADAPDVTVTLGEATSGGSSDTRLDANNVSDLGKNTSNEDVETRTFDFGSENAGKTVTLSFDSVISGSWDSSGSYADSYEVSSNGELLESFTYRQSSGNSQSQSNTYTVQLDSDGKVAIEFNVDSTGSDEEVDVSNIQATLTSSSDTLYPLTISATQTDADGSEALTYSIASLPDGVTLQDQNGDTIDPNQDGRYTLQESQLSGLNVAVEDSVSTDFDIRVTVTSSEGGSSAVTTEAVTVSVGNDAPTIELESGADSVAVSEEGLIDGNADTSGNSDSTNSVTATGNFTVADEDGDSLTVSLVAPTGSYTSNGEAIEWSTNEDGDLVGSANGETILTVSLGDVANGSGSYTVTLSGPLDHSDASSEDVESIQFGIQVSDGTETTTENVTVNIEDDSPDAVTTTASLDLGSTTAASSFAVSSIEGGLQSSSYTNNRYSNTTETNTDSDSLVDLVEWNDAGNNGEASSYTLVDSSNQQGLSVGEGFTIGSFTHTNEMINSNYQTLDSTTLSYTFNVVIDGETKSVTLDVELDHTETLNSYGSGDDTVVMGTLPSTQVEVNGVTYNVSLSGFKDSSGNIVTSLSTAENANQTVSVVANVAVASVTDSSDVLTGTLALDAGADAGAVAAATTEDTNGTLVVNADGTYIYTPSETLTSSLESGETTTISYHYNVVDADGDTTTNTLEITVTGSEVVTSTSSGLSAEFYNYSGYGDYGNTDRVSDALGIISDATEPNATFIATEVNYTESNRDLGAWGNLEDWIGDDSSSLTYNNQQHTGDAVVKMTGSVSLDAGTYTMKVTADDGYQIKIDGEVVAEYDGNQGAKSRYATFSIDGSGSHDVEIVYWDQGGAYTLTVELADESGNFEYLGSDAYPTSHTSSSLVTTDTDSDGDTDDASNVVDGTDVDSLEERANEIGDVDRVQSKHGSLQGTDDDEVLAGYGQDSWSSKDTIDGGAGDDVLVGGGHRDTLIGGDGDDYLLGGLTTGEDWAVDTLTGGEGDDVFILTDHGQANGWNSGHNDLITDFNAAEDSLDLTDILDGLNDAPNSDADTDVISDFLNQHVSVEDGAVKIDGNDVAKFGDDSSFDSNQDGSVTSNDSVTVIFNDQEYVINVDG; from the coding sequence ATGAGCGACAACCAAGTATCATTTGCAACATTAGGCGAACAAGTCGGCATTATTACCAAATTAAGCGGTTCGGCGGTGGTTGAATCCATTGATGGTCAAGAACGAGTGGTTAAGGTTGGTGACCCAGTATTCTATGGTGAAGTCGTACGTACAAGTCACAATGCTAGTATCACCATTGCTTTTGTTGATGGCACTGAAGTGGTGATTGGTAATGATGCGAATGTTGAAATCAATGATGAAGTTTACAACCCAGGTGACAATGATGAACTGGTGGCCGATTCGTCCAGTGATGTGGATGCCCTTCAACAAGCTATTTTATCTGGTGATGACCCAACATTAATTCAAGATGCGCCTGCGGCTGGCGAAACGCTGACTGAGGAGAATCGTGTTGATGTCGATATTGAACGAATCGACAACAGTGCCTTACCAGGCTTTGGAGACGAGTCTTTGACTCTTCCTAGTTACGGTTATGATACAGACAGTGGCAGTGCGTTCCAGCAGAATCAAGCGAGTGAAGCGGCTGATTCTCAAACAACCACTTCAAGCGCTAGCGCTGACTCTCAAGCGAGCACTTCAAGTGCTAGTGCTGAAAATCAAGCTCCCGTTGTTGAAAATCAAACTGGATCTGTAACCGAAGATCTTACTCTAAGCGGTACATTGCAAGCGACAGATGTAGACTTGCCTTCAGGTAGCTCTTTAACATTTACAACCACATCTACTGCAACGGGTTTAACGCTGAATAGTGATGGCAGTTATACCTTTGATGCGTCATCTTATGATTCTTTAAGTGTTGGAGAAGAGCAAGAAATATCAATCAGTATTACCGCCACAGATGACCAAGGAGCAGCAGGTTCTGGCACATTAGTGATTACTGTGACAGGAACGAATGATGCGCCAATTGCTCAAGCGGCAACGGGCTTTGTGATTGAGAATACGGTACTTAGCGGTAGTATTAGTGCGACAGATATCGATCTTCCAGCGGATGCGACATTAGCTTTTACCACAGAAGAATCAATATTAGGCTTAACGCTTAACACAGACGGTTCCTATAGCTTTGATGCTTCTTTCTACAGTGATTTAACTTCTGGTGAAACTCAGACCATTACGGTTCCTATCACGGTGACCGACGACCAAGGTGCGACAGCGAGCACGACGTTAACCATCAATGTGTTTGGAACAAACGACGGCCCAGTTGCAGTAGACGACACAGCAACAGGCACAGAAGACGGTGGCGTGATCACCATCGATGTGTTGGCGAATGACAGCGATGTGGATGGCGATACGTTGACCATTACGGATGCTTCGGTACCAGAAGAGCAAGGTACGGTGGCGATCGTGGACGGCAAACTTGAGTTCACACCGGCTGAGAACTTCAACGGCGAAGCGACCATCAGCTACGAAATCAGCGATGGCACCACAACGGATACAGCCGATGTGACTGTGACCGTAGAGGCGGTGAATGATGCTGCTGTGATTGGTGGTGATGTGTCTGGTTCCGGTCTTGAAACCGATGAAGCCTTATCATGGACTGGTACGTTGACGGCTACGGATGCCGATAATGAGAACAATGCGTTTACCGCCACTACGATTGAGGGCGAAAACGGCAGCTTGAGTATTACGGCGGCTGGTGTTTGGACGTTTGTTGCGAACAGTGCGTTTGATGAACTAAGCGATGGCGAGATAAAACAAGAAGTTTTTGTCGTGACTTCAGAGGATGGTACAGAGCAAGAGATCACCATCACCGTGACCGGCACAAACGATGCGCCAGTTGCTGAAGCCGCAACAGGTGCGGTGGCAGAAGACGCGAGCATCACCGGCACCATCAGTGCCAGCGATGTGGATCTGGCTGACGATGCGAGCTTGGTGTTCAGCACCGAATCCGATGTTGAAGGCTTGACGCTGAATGCGGACGGTTCTTACAGCTTCGATGCGTCGTCTTACGACAGCTTGGAAGCAGGTGAAACACAGACCATCACCATCCCAGTGACCGTGACCGACGACCAAAATGCGACCGACACAACGACCTTAACGATTACCGTGACCGGCACAAACGATGCGCCAGTTGCTGAAGCCGCAACAGGTGCGGTGGCAGAAGACGCGAGCATCACCGGCACCATCAGTGCCAGCGATGTGGATCTGGCTGACGATGCGAGCTTGGTGTTCAGCACCGAATCCGATGTTGAAGGCTTGACGCTGAATGCGGACGGTTCTTACAGCTTCGATGCGTCGTCTTACGACAGCTTGGAAGCAGGTGAAACACAGACCATCACCATCCCAGTGACCGTGACCGACGACCAAAATGCGACCGACACAACGACCTTAACGATTACCGTGACCGGCACAAACGATGCGCCAGTTGCTGAAGCCGACACTGCGACCACAGATGAAGATACGGTGATCACCATCGATGTGTTGGCGAACGACAGCGATGTGGATGGCGATACGTTGACCATTACGGATGCTTCGGTACCAGAAGAGCAAGGTACGGTGGCGATCGTGGACGGCAAACTTGAGTTCACACCGGCTGAGAACTTCAACGGCGAAGCGACCATCAGCTACGAAATCAGCGATGGCACAGCGACCGATACTGCGGACGTGACCGTGAGCGTAGAGGCGGTGAACGACGGCCCAGTTGCAGTAGACGACACAGCAACAGGCACAGAAGACGGTGGCGTGATCACCATCGATGTGTTGGCGAACGACAGCGATGTGGATGGCGATACGTTGACCATTACGGATGCTTCGGTACCAGAAGAGCAAGGTACGGTGGCGATCGTGGACGGCAAACTTGAGTTCACACCGGCTGAGAACTTCAACGGCGAAGCGACCATCAGCTACGAAATCAGCGATGGCACAGCGACCGATACTGCGGACGTGACCGTGAGCGTAGAGGCGGTGAATGATGCTGCTGTGATTGGTGGTGATGTATCTGGTTCCGGTCTTGAAACCGATGAAGCCTTATCAATAACTGGCACGTTGACGGCTACGGATGTAGATAATGCCAATAACACATTTACTCCAGCTACGATTGTGGGTGAAAACGGCAGCTTGAGCATTACGGCGGCTGGTGTTTGGACGTTTGTTGCGAACAGTGCATTTGATGAATTGAATGTGGATGATCAGATTGAAGAGGTTTTCACAGTTAGTTCTGCAGATGGTACTGAACAATCTGTGACCATCACGATCGACGGCACAGATGATGTCTCTGTAATATCTGGAGATGTATCTGGGCAAGTGTATGAGGACTATGATGGGTCTGATTTAATTACGCTTAATACTTCTGGTTCATTGACCGTAGAGGATGTTGATAATGATGCCCCTGTCTTTGAAACGGATAGTGTTTCTTCTGCTGAGGGCAACTTGGGTGAGTTGACCATAGATTCAAGTGGAAATTGGTCTTATTCAGTAAGCAATGAAGCGGTTCAATTTTTAGGTGAAGATGAAACTAAAGTTGAAACCTTTACGGTTTACACAACGGATGGAAACTCTGAAGAAGTCAGTGTCACTATTACTGGTTCAAATGATGAAGCTGTGGTTAATACGACAGCAACATTATCAATTCAAGAAGATTGGTTCATTCCAATTACTCAAAGTTTAACAATCTCTGATGTCGATCAGAATGATTCTCCAGTTTTTGAAGATGCTGTACTTGAAGGTACTTATGGCACTTTAACCCTGACAAGTGGGCAGTGGACTTATGAGTTAGATACATCAAAAACCCAGTTCTTAGATGAAGGTCAAACAGCTGAAGATGCCTTTATTCTTGTAGCAAGTGATGGTACATCGCAGCCAGTGACAGTGACGATTAATGGTTTGGAAGATGGCGCTGTTGTTAGTGGTGATTTCTCTGGCACTCTTGATGAAGGAAACATTGGCGATAGTCCAAATACAGTCACAGGTACACTTTCAATTTCCGATGTAGATGCTAATGATAACCCTGTCTTTGAAGACACTACGGTTGCTGGTGAATATGGTAGTTTATCGCTTGTCGATGGTACTTGGACATACACTTTAGATGAGTCTAAAGCTGATAGCCTTCAGGGTGGAGTGTCTGTAACGGATACTATTAGGGTTAGTGCAGATGATGGTACGACTCAAGATATTGTTATTACGATTAATGGTACAGATGATAGTACGTCCTTAACTTTGACACCTTTAAGCGTTTTGGAAGATACAAGCGTAGAAGGCGACACGGTAGCGACTTTCACTGTATCCGATGCTGATGACACGGTAGCAGTTGACTTTACTCCAGGTACAAACGCTGATGGCTACTATGCGATTGATGGTACAAACGTTGTTCTTACTACAGCGGGTGAAGCATATCTAGATGCAGGAAACGAGCTTCCAGAGATCAGCTTAACCACAAGTGGTTCAGATACCCAGAAGACAGCGACAGCAACACCAGAGACTACGTTTGTTGATGATGCGTCTGTATTAACGGCTGATTCCAACTCTGCGCAAGAAGATACGAGTATGACAGTATCAAGCGCGAATGGATTGCTAGCGAATGACTCTGATGAAGATTCTGTACTGGAAGTCGAATCCTTCTCTGTTAATGGGCAAAATGCATCCGTTGGCTCAACGATCACTATTGCGGGTGTTGGCGCTCTAACAATTGAGGCAAGTGGGGCGTACGAGTTCACTCCAGTTGAAGATTGGTCTGGATCGGTTCCACAAGTGACCTATACAACAAATACGGGCTCAGAGTCGACGCTTGATTTGACTGTAACACCCGTAGCTGACGCCCCTGATGTCACTGTCACGTTGGGTGAAGCAACCTCTGGTGGCTCATCGGATACAAGGTTAGATGCGAACAATGTCAGTGACTTAGGTAAAAATACGAGTAACGAAGACGTTGAAACGAGAACGTTTGACTTCGGCAGCGAGAATGCCGGTAAGACAGTTACCCTGTCTTTTGACTCTGTCATTTCTGGTAGCTGGGATTCTAGCGGTTCGTATGCTGATAGTTATGAAGTTTCTTCAAACGGTGAGTTGTTAGAAAGCTTTACCTATAGACAGAGTAGCGGCAACAGTCAGTCACAAAGTAATACCTACACGGTTCAATTGGACAGTGACGGCAAAGTCGCTATTGAATTTAATGTTGACAGCACAGGGTCAGATGAAGAAGTGGATGTTTCTAATATCCAAGCGACATTGACGTCGAGTAGCGATACGTTATACCCACTTACTATTTCAGCCACTCAAACAGATGCAGACGGCAGTGAGGCATTAACATACAGCATTGCTTCACTACCTGATGGTGTGACGCTACAGGATCAAAATGGCGATACTATCGATCCTAATCAAGATGGTCGTTATACCTTGCAGGAAAGTCAGCTAAGTGGCCTTAATGTTGCTGTTGAAGATAGTGTTTCTACTGACTTCGATATTAGGGTTACTGTAACAAGCTCAGAAGGTGGTTCCAGTGCCGTGACGACTGAGGCTGTAACCGTATCTGTTGGCAACGATGCTCCAACTATCGAGTTGGAGAGCGGAGCAGATTCTGTCGCGGTTTCCGAAGAAGGGTTAATAGATGGTAATGCTGATACGTCAGGTAATTCTGATTCAACGAACTCTGTAACAGCGACAGGAAACTTTACGGTTGCTGATGAAGATGGCGATTCGTTGACTGTTTCACTAGTGGCTCCAACGGGATCATACACATCAAATGGCGAAGCCATCGAGTGGAGCACGAATGAGGATGGTGACCTAGTTGGTTCTGCAAATGGCGAAACAATACTGACGGTTTCTCTAGGAGACGTAGCAAATGGATCTGGTAGCTACACAGTTACCTTATCTGGACCTCTGGATCATTCAGATGCCTCATCAGAGGACGTTGAAAGCATTCAGTTCGGTATTCAAGTATCTGATGGAACAGAAACGACGACTGAAAATGTTACTGTAAACATTGAAGATGATTCTCCGGACGCAGTTACAACCACGGCTTCTCTCGATTTGGGTAGCACAACAGCTGCATCGAGCTTTGCGGTTTCATCTATTGAAGGTGGATTGCAATCCAGTAGCTATACAAATAATCGCTATTCAAATACCACTGAAACAAATACTGACAGTGACAGTTTGGTTGATCTTGTTGAGTGGAATGACGCTGGTAACAATGGTGAGGCAAGTAGCTATACGTTAGTTGACTCTTCTAATCAACAAGGGCTTTCAGTTGGCGAAGGGTTCACTATTGGCAGCTTTACTCATACCAATGAGATGATTAATTCGAATTACCAAACGCTTGATAGTACTACTCTGTCGTACACGTTTAATGTGGTTATTGACGGTGAAACTAAGTCAGTCACTTTGGATGTTGAGTTGGATCATACAGAAACGCTTAATAGCTATGGATCAGGTGATGATACGGTTGTGATGGGAACTTTGCCTTCAACGCAAGTTGAAGTGAATGGCGTTACCTATAATGTTTCATTAAGTGGGTTCAAAGACTCGTCTGGTAATATTGTGACAAGTTTGTCCACGGCTGAAAATGCCAATCAAACCGTTTCTGTGGTCGCCAATGTGGCTGTAGCGTCTGTTACTGATAGTAGTGATGTATTGACCGGAACGCTTGCTCTTGATGCTGGCGCGGACGCTGGCGCGGTAGCTGCTGCAACGACAGAAGATACAAACGGTACCTTGGTTGTAAACGCAGATGGTACTTATATCTATACGCCTAGTGAAACGCTAACATCATCTCTAGAGTCTGGTGAGACGACAACCATTTCCTATCATTACAATGTGGTTGATGCCGATGGTGACACAACAACCAATACGTTGGAAATCACGGTCACCGGATCTGAAGTAGTCACGAGTACCAGTTCAGGGCTATCAGCTGAGTTCTATAACTACTCAGGATATGGAGACTACGGTAATACTGACAGAGTATCGGATGCGTTAGGTATTATTTCTGATGCAACCGAACCCAATGCCACCTTTATTGCTACTGAGGTAAATTATACTGAGAGTAATAGAGATCTGGGCGCATGGGGTAATTTAGAGGATTGGATTGGGGACGACTCAAGTTCGTTGACCTATAACAATCAGCAGCATACCGGTGACGCCGTTGTTAAAATGACTGGTTCGGTATCTCTAGACGCTGGAACGTACACCATGAAAGTCACTGCGGACGATGGCTATCAAATCAAAATTGATGGTGAAGTGGTCGCAGAGTACGATGGCAACCAAGGAGCTAAATCTCGTTATGCAACGTTCAGTATTGATGGCAGTGGTAGTCATGATGTTGAGATTGTGTACTGGGATCAGGGTGGTGCATACACATTAACGGTTGAGTTAGCTGATGAGTCTGGAAACTTCGAATACTTAGGCAGTGACGCTTATCCTACGTCTCATACGTCATCTTCGTTAGTGACAACAGATACTGATTCAGATGGTGACACTGATGATGCTTCTAATGTTGTTGATGGAACGGATGTCGATTCACTGGAAGAACGTGCTAATGAAATTGGTGACGTTGATCGTGTTCAAAGTAAGCATGGTTCTCTACAAGGTACGGATGACGATGAGGTGCTTGCAGGGTATGGACAAGATAGCTGGTCTTCTAAAGATACTATTGACGGTGGTGCTGGAGATGATGTACTTGTTGGCGGTGGCCACAGAGATACCTTGATCGGTGGTGACGGTGATGACTATCTATTAGGTGGCTTAACAACCGGAGAAGACTGGGCTGTTGATACGCTAACGGGAGGTGAGGGTGATGATGTCTTTATCTTGACAGATCATGGTCAAGCAAATGGCTGGAACTCTGGGCATAATGACCTCATTACAGACTTCAACGCAGCGGAAGATTCGTTAGATCTTACCGATATTCTAGATGGACTGAATGACGCTCCAAATAGCGATGCCGATACGGATGTTATCTCTGACTTCTTGAATCAGCATGTTAGTGTTGAAGACGGCGCAGTGAAAATAGACGGTAATGACGTAGCAAAATTTGGGGATGATTCTAGTTTTGATTCAAACCAAGATGGTTCGGTTACATCGAATGACTCTGTAACGGTTATCTTTAATGACCAAGAATACGTCATTAACGTTGATGGTTAG
- a CDS encoding SulP family inorganic anion transporter, with protein sequence MIDSIKRDWFSNIKGDSLAGTVVALALIPEAIAFSIIAGVDPKVGLYASFCIAVVISFFGGRPGMISAATGAMALLMVTLVKDHGLQYLLAATLLTGVFQIIAGYLKLGSLMRFVSRSVVTGFVNALAILIFMAQLPELTNVTWHVYAMTAVGLGIIYLFPLLPIIGKAIPSPLVCIVLLTAFAMTYGLDIRTVGDMGELPDTLPIFLWPDVPLNFETLWIILPYSLGLAVVGLLESMMTATIVDEFTDTNSDKNRECKGQGVANITSGLLGGMAGCAMIGQSVINVKSGGRGRLSTFIAGFLLLIMVVFLDDLIGQIPMAALVAVMIMVSIGTFSWESVINLKKHPLSTNIVMLATVSIVVYTHNLALGVFVGVLLAAMFFANKIGHFMAVTNEPGNTTGHRKYKVIGQVFFASSDQFTASFDFKEAVEKVTIDLSDAHFWDITSVSALDKVVIKFRREGADVELIGMNQASATVVDKFGVHNNPEEVEKLMGGH encoded by the coding sequence ATGATCGATTCGATAAAACGAGACTGGTTCTCAAATATAAAAGGCGACTCCCTCGCCGGTACTGTTGTTGCACTGGCGCTCATCCCTGAAGCCATTGCATTTTCTATTATTGCTGGGGTCGATCCAAAAGTCGGCCTATATGCGTCATTCTGTATCGCCGTTGTTATTTCTTTTTTCGGTGGCCGTCCAGGTATGATTTCAGCCGCTACGGGTGCCATGGCTCTCCTTATGGTTACCTTAGTAAAAGATCATGGTTTGCAATACCTTTTGGCTGCCACCTTACTAACGGGTGTGTTTCAAATTATCGCCGGTTACCTCAAGCTAGGCAGCCTAATGCGGTTCGTTTCTCGGTCCGTTGTTACAGGCTTCGTTAACGCCTTAGCCATTTTAATCTTTATGGCACAGTTACCCGAACTAACCAATGTCACTTGGCATGTATATGCCATGACAGCGGTTGGTTTAGGCATCATCTATCTGTTCCCACTACTGCCTATTATTGGTAAAGCGATTCCTTCACCTTTGGTCTGTATTGTTCTGTTGACTGCTTTTGCGATGACCTATGGACTCGACATTCGTACTGTCGGAGACATGGGTGAACTACCAGATACGCTGCCAATATTCTTATGGCCTGATGTGCCTTTAAACTTTGAAACCCTTTGGATCATTTTACCTTACTCCTTAGGTTTGGCTGTAGTCGGTTTACTTGAGTCTATGATGACCGCTACGATCGTCGATGAATTTACAGATACTAACAGCGATAAAAACCGTGAATGTAAAGGTCAAGGTGTTGCCAACATCACTTCCGGTTTGCTTGGTGGTATGGCAGGTTGTGCCATGATTGGTCAATCTGTTATCAACGTAAAATCCGGTGGTCGCGGTCGATTATCAACCTTCATTGCCGGCTTTTTGCTACTCATCATGGTCGTCTTCTTAGACGATCTAATTGGTCAAATTCCAATGGCAGCACTGGTTGCTGTGATGATTATGGTATCGATTGGCACTTTCTCTTGGGAATCCGTGATTAACCTGAAAAAACACCCTCTATCAACTAACATTGTTATGTTAGCCACCGTATCCATCGTGGTTTACACACATAACTTAGCGTTGGGCGTGTTTGTCGGTGTATTGTTAGCGGCCATGTTTTTTGCCAACAAAATTGGTCACTTCATGGCGGTTACAAATGAGCCAGGTAACACAACGGGGCACAGAAAATACAAAGTCATTGGACAAGTCTTTTTTGCGTCTTCAGATCAATTTACCGCCTCTTTTGATTTTAAAGAAGCCGTAGAAAAGGTTACGATTGATTTGTCAGATGCCCATTTTTGGGACATTACATCTGTATCAGCCCTAGATAAGGTTGTGATCAAGTTCCGTCGTGAAGGCGCTGACGTTGAATTAATCGGCATGAATCAAGCCAGTGCGACGGTCGTTGATAAATTTGGTGTTCATAATAACCCTGAAGAAGTTGAGAAATTGATGGGCGGACATTAA
- a CDS encoding universal stress protein, giving the protein MTNVIACIDGSSLSEYVTSASVWAAKQLSCPLILLHSLEKDESRTEEDLSGSIGFGSREHLLDELVELDAKRAKLALEHGKMILDNAKSYALAAGAKQVSQLQRHGDLVESLAELEEDTRLIVLGRLGDHHTMNAHTIGSHIERVARSQHRPILISIGDFTPPKNFMIAYDGREAADNAIARIAKSPLLLSLKCHLVMAGDDTPERKEKLEDAQAMLEQEGFQVTASIQPGKIYPVLTQYRDDHNIELMVMGAYAHSKVRQFFVGSNTSKMIIESSIPLLILR; this is encoded by the coding sequence ATGACAAACGTAATTGCCTGTATTGATGGTTCTTCATTATCAGAATACGTCACCTCCGCTTCGGTGTGGGCGGCGAAACAATTATCCTGTCCACTGATCTTGTTGCACTCTTTGGAAAAAGATGAGAGCCGAACGGAAGAAGATCTGTCCGGCTCTATTGGTTTTGGCAGCCGCGAACATTTGCTTGATGAGCTGGTCGAACTCGATGCAAAACGCGCCAAGTTAGCACTTGAGCATGGCAAAATGATTTTGGACAATGCCAAATCTTATGCTTTAGCAGCCGGAGCCAAGCAAGTATCTCAACTTCAACGGCATGGTGATCTTGTTGAAAGTTTGGCCGAGCTGGAAGAAGATACTCGCTTGATCGTACTCGGACGCTTAGGCGACCACCACACAATGAATGCCCATACCATTGGCTCTCATATTGAACGAGTGGCACGCAGCCAACATCGCCCCATCCTCATTAGCATTGGGGATTTCACACCACCCAAAAACTTCATGATTGCCTATGATGGACGCGAGGCCGCGGATAACGCCATTGCAAGAATTGCAAAAAGCCCTCTACTATTGAGTCTCAAATGCCATTTAGTCATGGCTGGAGATGACACTCCCGAGCGTAAAGAAAAGTTAGAAGACGCCCAAGCCATGCTAGAACAGGAAGGCTTTCAGGTAACCGCCAGCATTCAACCAGGTAAAATTTACCCAGTGCTCACACAATACCGTGACGATCATAATATTGAGTTAATGGTGATGGGGGCCTATGCACATTCCAAGGTCCGCCAATTTTTTGTCGGCAGCAACACCAGCAAAATGATCATTGAAAGTAGTATTCCATTGCTCATTCTGCGTTAG
- a CDS encoding NfeD family protein, producing the protein MNFFTENLAQSLLVAGLILLVIEVVVLGFTTFFLFFAGLGAVLTSVLLYADIVPNTTLSALMSTGVLTLIAALVLWRPLKSMQANVSGKKAQGDLVGHQFILKDRVSPTESPTHQYSGVSWHLVSQDTIEVGTRVEVTEAQVGTFHIKAID; encoded by the coding sequence ATGAACTTTTTCACCGAAAACCTTGCTCAGAGCCTTTTGGTTGCGGGTTTAATCTTATTGGTGATTGAAGTCGTGGTGTTAGGCTTTACAACCTTTTTCTTATTTTTTGCCGGGCTTGGAGCTGTGCTAACCAGTGTGCTTTTGTATGCGGATATTGTTCCCAATACCACTTTAAGTGCTTTGATGAGTACAGGAGTCCTGACCCTGATCGCGGCTTTAGTGCTTTGGCGTCCGCTAAAATCGATGCAAGCGAATGTGAGTGGTAAAAAAGCACAAGGCGATTTAGTTGGTCACCAATTCATTCTGAAGGATAGGGTGTCGCCGACTGAGTCGCCTACTCATCAATATTCTGGTGTGAGTTGGCACTTAGTTAGTCAGGATACGATTGAAGTGGGAACTCGCGTTGAAGTCACCGAGGCTCAAGTAGGCACTTTCCACATTAAAGCAATTGATTAA